From the Kiloniellales bacterium genome, one window contains:
- a CDS encoding 2OG-Fe(II) oxygenase produces MASLSTAAVCSAESEAKVFDFAALEAASLQHDPFDFLVVPHFLTPLALAAANRDFPRITGPGNLSPESLTYGAGFRRLLEGLEGREFAERLGQKFGLDIADSPTTLTIRAYSEASDGNIHTDHRSKIITVLVYFNTNWSHQGGRLRLLGSKTDIEDYAAEVPPIGGTLVAFRREDHSFHGYKRFVGERRAIQMSWLHQSRSAQYKQRFDRFCTRSIKRFLRMI; encoded by the coding sequence ATGGCCAGCTTGTCGACGGCCGCTGTCTGCTCTGCGGAATCCGAAGCGAAAGTTTTCGATTTCGCGGCCCTGGAGGCCGCGAGCCTTCAGCACGACCCCTTCGACTTCCTCGTCGTGCCGCATTTTTTGACTCCCTTGGCTCTGGCTGCCGCGAACCGGGATTTTCCAAGGATCACCGGGCCGGGAAACCTGTCGCCGGAAAGCCTCACCTATGGTGCTGGCTTCCGACGCCTGCTCGAGGGGCTCGAGGGCCGCGAGTTCGCCGAACGCCTGGGCCAGAAGTTCGGCCTGGACATTGCGGACAGCCCGACGACCCTAACGATACGCGCCTACTCAGAGGCGAGCGACGGCAATATCCATACAGACCACCGAAGCAAGATCATCACCGTTCTGGTCTACTTCAACACGAACTGGTCGCATCAGGGCGGCCGCTTGCGCCTCTTGGGCTCCAAGACGGACATCGAAGACTACGCCGCCGAGGTGCCGCCCATCGGTGGCACCCTGGTCGCGTTCCGGCGCGAGGACCACTCCTTCCACGGCTACAAGAGGTTCGTCGGCGAGCGGCGCGCCATCCAGATGAGCTGGCTGCATCAAAGCCGGTCGGCGCAGTACAAGCAGCGCTTCGACCGCTTTTGCACCCGTTCGATCAAGCGCTTTCTGCGGATGATCTAG